The following are from one region of the Capsicum annuum cultivar UCD-10X-F1 chromosome 1, UCD10Xv1.1, whole genome shotgun sequence genome:
- the LOC124898415 gene encoding probable mediator of RNA polymerase II transcription subunit 26c translates to MDIEAMFLSEFSIEKKPDDIFHLIEVAILVGQYNYAVQFEKRKNKLIKMLLYPDRDEYSEDDGSSTLDEEEEEGDSVGDEDEVTKVEEEKEPEEETQQITAPTNQKPSLKFRVKINSCIQVAPLEKHNNCNAMEELKKSSETNLVKKQLEAEKQRTRQQSHNTTTMRSEIDLVDKQLDADKEGTRKRNMPTQVAPRPRGKLLVSDFSFEEQLDGDKQLKKQTDNGFRKIEENKREEQKECTTGLSKSMLPPLMKMNNEATKRVQVTPNQKQLPPDFSPKKQSNCIAITRPMQRKETQSIRDTEIKFATSKRKFEERLAEQSESKRRIIMVDFHDMPKPAKDTCAPTRRCWNRRKF, encoded by the coding sequence ATGGACATAGAAGCAATGTTCTTGAGTGAGTTCTCCATCGAGAAGAAGCCTGATGATATATTCCATTTGATTGAAGTTGCTATCTTAGTTGGTCAATACAATTATGCCGTTCAGTTTGAGAAGCGTAAAAACAAGCTTATAAAGATGTTGTTGTACCCCGATAGAGATGAATATAGTGAAGATGATGGCAGTAGTACtcttgatgaagaagaagaagaaggagacaGTGTTGGTGATGAAGATGAAGTCACAAAGgtcgaagaagaaaaagagccTGAGGAAGAGACACAACAGATTACTGCGCCTACAAACCAGAAACCGTCGTTGAAGTTTAGAGTGAAAATCAACAGTTGTATACAAGTTGCTCCTCTGGAAAAACACAACAATTGCAACGCAATGGAAGAGTTGAAGAAAAGTTCCGAGACTAACTTGGTCAAGAAGCAATTGGAGGCTGAAAAACAACGAACACGACAACAGTCCCATAATACTACTACTATGAGATCCGAGATTGACTTGGTCGACAAACAACTAGATGCTGATAAAGAAGGAACGCGAAAGAGGAACATGCCCACCCAAGTTGCTCCTCGTCCTCGTGGAAAACTACTTGTTTCTGATTTTTCTTTCGAGGAGCAGCTTGACGGAGACAAGCAACTCAAGAAACAGACTGACAATGGTTTCAGGAAGATTGAAGAAAACAAGAGAGAAGAACAGAAAGAGTGCACCACTGGTTTATCGAAGAGCATGTTGCCGCCGTTGATGAAGATGAATAATGAGGCCACCAAGCGTGTACAAGTTACTCCTAATCAGAAACAACTTCCTCCTGATTTTTCACCAAAGAAACAGAGCAACTGCATTGCAATTACAAGACCAATGCAGAGAAAAGAAACACAAAGCATCAGAGACACGGAGATAAAGTTTGCAACAAGCAAGAGGAAATTTGAGGAAAGGTTGGCAGAGCAAAGTGAATCCAAGAGAAGGATCATAATGGTAGACTTTCATGATATGCCTAAACCTGCTAAAGACACGTGTGCTCCCACACGACGCTGCTGGAATAGAAGGAAGTTTTGA